A section of the Anabaena cylindrica PCC 7122 genome encodes:
- the prmC gene encoding peptide chain release factor N(5)-glutamine methyltransferase, producing the protein MMSQQPRAVCGLELWQWRNQAIETAIAHDILPLEVDWLLQEIAGLDRLALRLESFKTSTPIKMQLSLDELEQLWQRRLHDRLPVQYIAGVTPWRFFKIAVSNAVLIPRPETECLIDLAVVAAKNSPIEGLEQGHWADLGTGSGAIALGLADVLTNTTIHAVDLSPEALAVAQTNAKNLGFAERIKFYQGSWWEPLKSLKCQFSGMVSNPPYIPTSTVLTLQPEVVNHEPHLALDGGVDGLDYIRHLIDISPHYLRPGGVWLIEMMAGQADTVRELLQNHGSYENIQIHADLAGIERFALACKKMIV; encoded by the coding sequence ATGATGAGTCAACAGCCAAGGGCGGTTTGTGGTTTAGAACTTTGGCAGTGGCGCAATCAAGCAATTGAGACTGCGATCGCTCACGATATCCTCCCGTTGGAAGTAGATTGGCTGTTACAGGAAATAGCAGGTTTAGACCGCTTGGCGCTGCGTTTGGAGTCTTTTAAAACATCGACTCCAATAAAAATGCAGTTGTCTCTAGATGAGTTAGAGCAGTTGTGGCAGAGGCGTTTACATGACCGCTTGCCAGTACAGTACATCGCTGGGGTGACACCTTGGCGATTTTTTAAAATCGCGGTGTCCAATGCCGTCTTAATTCCCAGACCGGAAACAGAGTGTTTGATTGATTTAGCTGTAGTGGCTGCTAAAAATAGCCCAATAGAAGGTTTAGAACAAGGACATTGGGCGGACTTGGGGACTGGTAGTGGTGCGATCGCTCTTGGATTAGCTGATGTATTGACAAACACCACAATTCATGCAGTTGATTTAAGCCCAGAAGCATTAGCCGTTGCTCAAACCAATGCCAAAAATTTAGGTTTTGCAGAACGGATTAAATTTTATCAGGGTTCTTGGTGGGAACCTCTAAAATCTCTGAAATGTCAGTTTAGCGGCATGGTATCCAATCCGCCATATATTCCCACCAGTACCGTACTTACATTACAGCCAGAAGTAGTTAATCATGAACCCCATTTAGCCCTAGATGGTGGTGTTGATGGTTTAGACTACATTCGTCATTTAATTGATATTTCCCCCCATTATTTACGTCCTGGTGGGGTGTGGTTGATTGAAATGATGGCAGGACAGGCAGATACAGTCAGAGAACTGCTACAAAATCATGGTAGTTATGAAAATATTCAGATTCATGCTGATTTAGCGGGAATTGAACGTTTTGCTTTGGCTTGTAAAAAAATGATTGTCTGA
- a CDS encoding Tic22 family protein — protein sequence MKSLVRLGATLGLVGGTLLLSVVGINIPVQALTEQQIKDKLDSVPVYLITNEKGLPLSRNLPDAQNGQKGGSVTGVYMSRQEALAFIKELRNVKNKDPKLEDMAKKLQVTAVPLGVIYQQLQQTKNQANRLLFAFKPVDQELKGALELLRASGQKIDQFKSVPVFAVRFAPDKGYVPIQVTADKQQLIPLFLSKQDAQGLLNQVKPKFPTADIQVIDVDGVIKTLKDKSDSWLNQVVLVPSAESREYIRTLPKENAPKPKSLPAKQF from the coding sequence ATGAAATCATTAGTTCGCTTGGGCGCAACCTTAGGTCTAGTAGGTGGTACGTTGCTCTTAAGTGTCGTAGGGATTAATATTCCTGTGCAGGCATTAACAGAACAACAAATAAAAGATAAATTAGACTCAGTACCTGTTTACTTGATTACTAACGAGAAAGGTCTACCCCTGAGTCGTAACTTACCTGATGCTCAAAATGGGCAAAAAGGTGGCTCGGTGACAGGAGTATATATGAGTCGCCAGGAAGCTTTAGCTTTTATCAAAGAACTACGAAATGTGAAAAATAAAGATCCAAAACTGGAAGACATGGCTAAGAAACTACAAGTTACAGCTGTGCCTTTAGGTGTGATTTATCAACAATTACAACAAACAAAAAACCAGGCCAATCGCCTCTTGTTTGCTTTTAAACCTGTAGACCAAGAACTCAAAGGGGCTTTAGAGTTGCTACGCGCCAGTGGTCAAAAAATAGATCAATTTAAAAGTGTACCAGTTTTTGCCGTGAGATTTGCACCAGATAAGGGGTATGTACCAATTCAAGTAACTGCTGATAAACAGCAATTAATTCCTCTATTCTTGAGTAAACAAGACGCACAAGGTTTATTGAACCAGGTGAAGCCAAAGTTTCCTACGGCTGATATTCAAGTTATAGATGTGGATGGGGTGATTAAAACTTTAAAAGATAAAAGCGATTCGTGGTTAAACCAAGTCGTCTTGGTGCCATCGGCAGAGTCTAGAGAATATATTAGAACTCTACCAAAAGAAAATGCTCCTAAGCCGAAAAGTTTACCTGCCAAGCAATTTTAA